The Staphylococcus carnosus genome has a segment encoding these proteins:
- the pdxS gene encoding pyridoxal 5'-phosphate synthase lyase subunit PdxS: MSKQVGSDRVKRGMAEMQKGGVIMDVVNAEQAKIAEEAGAVAVMALERVPSDIRAAGGVARACNPKIVQEVMDAVSIPVMAKCRIGHITEARVLESMGVDYIDESEVLTPADEEYHLLKSDYTVPFVCGCRNLGEAARRIGEGAAMLRTKGEPGTGNIVEAVRHMRQVNSEVAKLTVMPDDEIMTFAKEIGAPYEVLKSIKDNGRLPVVNFAAGGVATPQDAALMMQLGADGVFVGSGIFKSEDPEKFAKAIVQATTHYTDYELIGKLAQELGEAMRGLDVNQLSLEERMQERGW, translated from the coding sequence ATGTCTAAACAAGTAGGTTCAGATCGAGTAAAACGTGGAATGGCTGAAATGCAAAAAGGCGGCGTTATCATGGACGTTGTCAATGCAGAACAAGCTAAAATCGCAGAAGAAGCAGGAGCAGTAGCTGTTATGGCTTTAGAACGTGTGCCTTCTGATATCAGAGCAGCTGGTGGAGTGGCACGTGCATGTAATCCTAAAATCGTTCAAGAAGTAATGGATGCTGTTTCAATTCCAGTTATGGCAAAATGCCGTATTGGTCATATTACTGAAGCACGTGTACTTGAATCAATGGGTGTTGACTACATTGATGAATCTGAAGTGTTAACTCCAGCAGATGAAGAATATCATTTATTGAAAAGCGATTATACTGTACCATTCGTATGCGGATGCCGTAATTTAGGTGAAGCTGCACGCCGTATTGGTGAAGGTGCTGCGATGTTGCGTACAAAAGGGGAACCTGGAACAGGTAATATCGTAGAAGCAGTTCGTCATATGCGTCAAGTTAACTCAGAAGTTGCGAAATTAACTGTAATGCCAGACGATGAAATTATGACATTTGCTAAAGAAATCGGTGCACCATACGAAGTATTGAAATCAATTAAAGATAACGGACGTTTGCCTGTTGTTAACTTTGCAGCTGGCGGTGTTGCAACACCTCAAGATGCTGCGTTAATGATGCAATTAGGCGCAGACGGCGTATTTGTCGGTTCAGGTATCTTCAAATCTGAAGACCCTGAAAAATTTGCGAAAGCAATTGTTCAAGCAACAACACATTACACAGATTACGAATTAATCGGTAAACTTGCTCAAGAATTAGGCGAAGCAATGAGAGGCTTAGATGTTAATCAATTATCTCTAGAAGAACGTATGCAAGAGCGTGGCTGGTAA
- a CDS encoding PLP-dependent aminotransferase family protein, with protein sequence MSQPLYMQLYQTLKEQIIEGQYKSGDRFPSKRRLAEHHSLSNTTIEHAYQYLLDEGYIYSKPRSGYYVSDIESLPIVTKETASSFPENKKNKDHQARFHFDLARIDTEHFPWQQFRKYSRDVFDKSLPDILQPGAQQGEYKLRQAIAHYLFNSRGVNCHPDQIIIGSSTEQLINQVTDILTERSYIIEYPSYPPIKQVLDKKGLNYKRVAVKKNGIDMQKVQKSKHQVVYVTPSHQFPTGYVMNLKTRTQLINWAQQHPERYIIEDDYDSEFRYFSKPIPALQSLDTTGKVIYISTFSKSLFPSCRIAFMVLPQNLMQRYHHLPDKEGTTVPAPMQYMVAEFMENGSFERHLNKMRKVYRYKLTYIIDALSSYKDQLLIEGATTGMHFTITVQNGLTLNEILERANSNHVKLTPLNKYMKKNSQNKDIPKFIIGFGGIKDEALKSHTDALIKTLTI encoded by the coding sequence ATGTCGCAACCTTTATATATGCAGCTTTACCAAACATTAAAGGAACAAATTATCGAAGGTCAATATAAATCTGGAGACCGCTTTCCTTCTAAACGCCGTCTCGCTGAACATCATTCACTCAGCAACACAACCATTGAACATGCTTATCAGTACTTACTGGATGAAGGCTATATATATTCTAAACCGCGTTCAGGTTATTATGTCTCAGATATTGAATCGCTCCCTATCGTAACAAAAGAGACTGCCTCTTCATTTCCAGAAAATAAAAAAAATAAAGACCATCAAGCACGTTTTCATTTTGATCTGGCCCGTATTGATACAGAACACTTCCCCTGGCAGCAATTCCGCAAGTATTCTAGAGATGTATTTGACAAATCATTACCAGATATACTGCAGCCTGGTGCTCAACAAGGTGAATATAAATTACGTCAAGCTATAGCGCATTACTTATTTAACAGCAGAGGCGTTAACTGTCATCCAGATCAAATTATTATCGGTTCTTCTACAGAGCAATTGATTAATCAAGTAACTGATATATTGACTGAGCGTTCTTACATCATCGAATATCCAAGTTATCCTCCAATTAAGCAAGTATTAGATAAAAAAGGTTTGAATTATAAAAGAGTGGCTGTTAAGAAAAATGGTATCGATATGCAAAAAGTCCAAAAGTCTAAGCATCAAGTGGTCTATGTAACACCGTCTCACCAGTTTCCTACTGGTTATGTTATGAATTTAAAAACCAGAACCCAGCTTATCAACTGGGCACAGCAGCATCCAGAACGTTATATTATCGAAGATGATTATGATTCAGAATTCCGTTATTTCAGTAAACCTATTCCAGCTCTGCAAAGTTTGGATACAACAGGAAAGGTTATTTATATAAGTACGTTTTCAAAATCTCTTTTCCCAAGTTGCCGTATTGCTTTTATGGTTTTACCGCAAAATCTAATGCAGCGTTATCATCATTTACCAGATAAAGAAGGCACCACTGTGCCGGCACCTATGCAGTATATGGTTGCTGAATTTATGGAAAACGGGTCTTTTGAAAGACATCTGAATAAAATGCGTAAAGTATATCGTTATAAACTAACATATATAATAGATGCTCTATCGTCTTATAAAGATCAACTTCTAATTGAAGGTGCAACAACAGGCATGCACTTTACGATTACAGTACAAAATGGATTAACCTTAAATGAAATATTAGAACGTGCTAATTCAAATCATGTGAAATTGACACCTTTAAATAAATATATGAAAAAAAATAGCCAGAATAAAGATATTCCTAAGTTTATTATCGGTTTTGGCGGTATTAAAGATGAAGCTCTTAAATCACATACTGATGCTTTAATCAAAACACTTACAATATAG
- a CDS encoding ATP-dependent Clp protease ATP-binding subunit — MLFGRLTERAQRVLAHAQEEAIRLNHSNIGTEHLLLGLMKEPEGIAAKVLESFGITEDLVVAEVEKLIGQGQEQVGTLHYTPRAKKVIELSMDEARKLHHNFVGTEHILLGLIRENEGVAARVFANLDLNITKARAQVVKALGSPEMSNKNAQATKSNNTPTLDGLARDLTVIAKDGTLDPVVGRDTEITRVIEVLSRRTKNNPVLIGEPGVGKTAIAEGLAQAIVNNEVPETLKDKRVMSLDMGTVVAGTKYRGEFEERLKKVMEEIHQVGDVILFIDELHTLIGAGGAEGAIDASNILKPALARGELQAIGATTLDEYRKHIEKDAALERRFQPVQVDEPTVEDTVSILKGLRDRYEAHHRINISDEAIEAAARLSDRYVSDRFLPDKAIDLIDEASSKVRLKSHTTPTNLKEIEQEIEKVKNEKDAAVHSQEFENAANLRDKQTKLEKQYEDAKNEWKNAQGGSNTTLSENDIAEVIAGWTGIPLTRLNETESERLLNLEDTLHERVIGQKDAVTSISKAVRRARAGLKDPKRPIGSFIFLGPTGVGKTELARALAESMFGDEDAMIRVDMSEFMEKHAVSRLVGAPPGYVGHDDGGQLTEKVRRKPYSVILFDEIEKAHPDVFNILLQVLDDGFLTDTKGRRVDFRNTVIVMTSNVGAQELQDQRFTGFGGGSSEGQDYETIRSTMLKELKNAFRPEFLNRVDDIIVFHKLNKDELKEIVTKMVNKLTDRLSEQDINISVTEKAKEKIAEEGYDPQYGARPLIRAIQKTVEDNLSELILDGNQLEGKDVVVDHNGEKFEYNINDRETEETVETATKA; from the coding sequence ATGTTATTCGGCAGACTTACAGAACGTGCACAACGTGTATTAGCACATGCACAAGAAGAAGCGATTCGTTTGAATCATTCAAATATCGGAACTGAACACTTACTTCTTGGTTTAATGAAAGAACCAGAAGGTATTGCAGCAAAAGTATTAGAAAGTTTCGGTATTACAGAAGACCTTGTAGTAGCAGAAGTAGAAAAATTAATTGGACAAGGCCAAGAACAAGTCGGCACATTGCACTATACGCCAAGAGCTAAGAAAGTTATTGAACTTTCAATGGATGAAGCACGTAAACTTCACCATAATTTCGTTGGAACAGAGCATATCTTGCTCGGTTTAATCCGTGAAAATGAAGGCGTAGCAGCACGTGTATTTGCTAACTTGGATTTAAATATTACAAAAGCACGCGCACAAGTAGTAAAAGCACTTGGCAGCCCTGAAATGAGCAACAAAAATGCGCAAGCAACAAAATCAAATAATACACCAACATTAGATGGTTTAGCACGTGACTTAACAGTAATCGCAAAAGACGGCACATTAGATCCGGTTGTCGGACGCGATACAGAAATCACACGTGTGATTGAAGTTTTAAGTCGTCGTACTAAAAACAACCCAGTATTAATTGGTGAACCTGGTGTTGGTAAAACAGCAATTGCAGAAGGCTTAGCACAAGCAATTGTAAATAATGAAGTACCTGAAACATTAAAAGATAAACGTGTAATGTCATTAGACATGGGTACTGTAGTCGCTGGTACAAAATACCGCGGTGAATTTGAAGAAAGACTTAAAAAAGTGATGGAAGAAATTCACCAAGTTGGCGACGTTATCTTATTCATCGATGAATTGCATACTTTAATCGGTGCAGGTGGCGCAGAAGGTGCAATTGATGCATCTAATATCTTGAAACCAGCATTAGCACGTGGTGAATTGCAAGCAATCGGTGCTACAACATTAGACGAATATCGTAAACACATTGAAAAAGATGCAGCGTTAGAACGTCGTTTCCAACCTGTTCAAGTAGATGAACCAACTGTTGAAGATACAGTTTCTATCTTAAAAGGTTTACGTGATCGTTATGAAGCACATCACCGTATTAATATCTCTGATGAAGCAATCGAAGCAGCAGCACGTTTAAGTGACCGTTATGTTTCAGATCGTTTCTTACCAGACAAAGCAATCGACTTAATCGATGAAGCAAGTTCAAAAGTAAGACTAAAAAGTCATACAACACCAACAAACTTGAAAGAAATCGAACAAGAAATTGAAAAAGTTAAAAACGAAAAAGATGCAGCTGTACATTCTCAAGAATTCGAAAATGCTGCAAACCTTCGTGATAAACAAACTAAATTAGAAAAACAATATGAAGACGCTAAAAACGAATGGAAAAATGCACAAGGCGGTTCTAACACAACATTAAGCGAAAATGATATCGCTGAAGTGATTGCTGGATGGACTGGTATTCCATTGACTCGTCTAAATGAAACTGAATCTGAACGTCTATTGAACTTAGAAGACACATTGCATGAACGTGTTATCGGTCAAAAAGACGCAGTTACTTCAATCAGTAAAGCTGTAAGACGTGCGCGTGCTGGATTGAAAGATCCTAAACGTCCAATCGGAAGCTTTATCTTCTTAGGACCAACTGGTGTAGGTAAAACTGAATTAGCACGTGCTTTAGCAGAATCAATGTTCGGAGACGAAGATGCAATGATTCGTGTTGATATGAGTGAGTTCATGGAAAAACACGCAGTCAGTCGTTTAGTAGGTGCCCCTCCAGGCTATGTAGGTCATGATGATGGTGGTCAATTAACTGAAAAAGTAAGACGTAAACCTTACTCAGTTATTCTTTTCGATGAAATCGAAAAAGCACACCCAGATGTATTCAACATCTTGCTTCAAGTGCTTGATGATGGTTTCTTAACTGATACTAAAGGACGCAGAGTAGATTTCCGTAACACAGTAATTGTTATGACTTCTAACGTCGGTGCACAAGAATTACAAGACCAACGCTTTACTGGCTTTGGCGGCGGTTCTTCAGAAGGACAAGACTACGAAACAATTCGCAGTACAATGTTGAAAGAATTGAAAAATGCTTTCCGTCCTGAATTCTTGAACCGTGTAGATGACATTATTGTCTTCCACAAACTTAATAAAGATGAATTGAAAGAAATTGTAACTAAAATGGTTAATAAACTTACAGACCGCTTATCAGAACAAGATATTAATATCAGCGTAACTGAAAAAGCGAAAGAAAAAATTGCTGAAGAAGGCTATGACCCTCAATATGGTGCACGTCCACTTATCAGAGCAATTCAAAAAACAGTTGAAGACAACTTGAGTGAATTAATCTTAGACGGTAACCAATTAGAAGGTAAAGATGTAGTCGTTGACCATAATGGTGAAAAATTCGAATACAACATCAATGATCGTGAAACTGAAGAAACAGTTGAAACTGCTACAAAAGCATAA
- the radA gene encoding DNA repair protein RadA, whose translation MAKKKVIFECMACGYQSPKWMGKCPNCGAWNQMEEIIEKKEAPSGRGMRTREQTAKVTKLNQVQNETTPRIKTSSPEFDRVLGGGIVQGSLVLIGGDPGIGKSTLLLQICSALSQNKKVLYITGEESLNQTKLRADRLDEDSSNLNVFAETDLEVIKEAVKQTEPDLVVVDSIQTIYHPDINSAPGSVSQVRESTQILMGIAKQMNIATFIVGHVTKEGQIAGPRLLEHMVDTVLYFEGDEHHAYRILRAVKNRFGSTNEMGIFEMKHSGLKGVKNPSEMFLEERSTNVAGSTIVPTMEGTRPLLIEVQALVTPTTFNNPRRMATGIDHNRLNLLMAVLEKKESYLLQQQDAYIKVAGGVRLTEPAVDLALIAAIASSFKDQPVNGMDCYVGEVGLTGEVRRVSRIEQRVQEAAKLGFKRVIIPKTNSGGWDFPEGIQVIGVTSVHEALDFALMKR comes from the coding sequence TTGGCAAAAAAGAAAGTTATTTTTGAATGTATGGCATGTGGCTATCAATCCCCTAAATGGATGGGAAAATGTCCTAATTGTGGTGCTTGGAACCAAATGGAAGAAATTATTGAGAAAAAAGAAGCGCCAAGTGGAAGAGGCATGCGTACACGAGAACAAACAGCAAAAGTTACCAAGCTTAACCAAGTACAAAATGAAACTACACCTCGTATCAAAACGAGTTCCCCTGAATTCGATAGAGTATTAGGTGGCGGTATTGTACAAGGTTCGCTTGTCTTAATTGGCGGTGATCCTGGTATTGGTAAATCAACATTGCTGTTGCAAATCTGTTCAGCATTATCACAAAATAAAAAAGTTTTATATATAACAGGTGAGGAATCACTGAACCAAACTAAATTACGAGCAGACCGTTTAGATGAAGATTCAAGTAATTTGAATGTGTTTGCAGAAACGGATTTAGAAGTGATTAAAGAAGCGGTCAAACAGACTGAACCTGATTTAGTCGTAGTAGATTCTATTCAAACAATTTATCATCCGGATATCAACTCTGCGCCAGGTTCTGTATCGCAAGTACGAGAAAGTACGCAAATTTTAATGGGTATTGCTAAACAAATGAATATTGCGACTTTCATTGTCGGTCACGTGACTAAAGAAGGTCAGATTGCAGGTCCGAGATTACTAGAGCACATGGTAGATACTGTATTGTATTTCGAAGGTGACGAACATCATGCGTACCGTATTTTACGTGCAGTTAAAAACCGTTTTGGTTCTACCAATGAAATGGGTATTTTCGAAATGAAACATAGCGGTTTGAAAGGTGTTAAAAACCCATCGGAAATGTTTTTAGAAGAACGGTCTACTAATGTGGCAGGTTCTACAATTGTGCCGACCATGGAAGGTACACGTCCGTTATTGATTGAAGTACAAGCATTAGTAACACCTACAACTTTCAATAACCCGAGACGAATGGCAACGGGTATTGATCATAACCGTTTAAATTTATTGATGGCTGTACTTGAGAAAAAAGAAAGTTACTTACTGCAGCAGCAAGATGCTTATATCAAAGTAGCAGGCGGAGTGAGACTGACTGAACCAGCTGTTGACTTAGCCCTGATTGCAGCAATCGCTTCCAGCTTTAAAGACCAACCCGTAAATGGCATGGATTGTTATGTGGGTGAGGTTGGTTTAACAGGTGAAGTGCGTCGCGTTTCACGTATCGAACAGCGTGTACAAGAAGCCGCAAAACTTGGATTTAAACGTGTGATTATCCCTAAAACCAATAGCGGTGGTTGGGATTTTCCTGAGGGTATTCAAGTAATTGGTGTAACGAGCGTGCACGAAGCGCTGGATTTCGCATTAATGAAACGCTGA
- a CDS encoding ASCH domain-containing protein, which translates to MAIEDYWKTFVSHYPKYQNKPYTAWQFGVDPNKLADLVKRGIKTATTSGLAFYIADQEPLPKVGDLSMVLDAQNNPICIIKNTKVYQTPFSEVSEMHAYKEGEGDRTLNYWRTVHTDFFMKEFNSINQSFSEEEIMVCEEFECIHTF; encoded by the coding sequence ATGGCTATTGAAGACTACTGGAAAACATTTGTATCCCACTACCCTAAGTATCAAAACAAACCCTATACAGCATGGCAATTCGGAGTGGATCCAAACAAGCTTGCAGATTTAGTAAAACGTGGTATTAAAACTGCAACAACAAGCGGTTTAGCTTTCTACATTGCCGATCAAGAGCCCTTGCCAAAAGTTGGTGATTTGAGCATGGTTCTAGATGCACAAAACAATCCTATCTGTATTATTAAAAATACCAAAGTATATCAAACACCTTTCTCTGAAGTATCAGAAATGCATGCCTACAAAGAAGGCGAAGGAGATCGCACATTAAACTATTGGAGAACTGTTCATACGGACTTTTTCATGAAAGAATTCAACTCAATCAACCAATCTTTTTCTGAAGAAGAAATAATGGTTTGTGAAGAATTTGAATGTATACATACGTTTTAA
- a CDS encoding CtsR family transcriptional regulator, which produces MHNMSDIIEQYIKHLFEESNKDVVEIQRANIAQRFDCVPSQLNYVIKTRFTNEHGYEIESKRGGGGYIRITKVETKDTKGYIDHLLQIIGDSISQQQAHYVIEGLLDNQYITIREAKMILAVVDRDTLRMDVAARDIVRANILKQLLPVINYY; this is translated from the coding sequence ATGCATAATATGTCCGACATCATAGAACAGTACATTAAACATTTATTTGAGGAATCAAATAAAGATGTTGTTGAGATTCAAAGAGCAAATATTGCTCAACGCTTTGACTGTGTACCTTCTCAGCTTAATTATGTGATTAAGACAAGATTCACCAATGAACACGGTTATGAAATAGAAAGTAAACGTGGCGGCGGTGGTTATATACGAATCACCAAAGTTGAAACAAAAGATACAAAAGGTTATATTGACCATCTCTTACAAATTATTGGAGATTCTATTTCTCAACAACAAGCACATTATGTGATTGAAGGCTTGCTTGATAATCAATATATTACAATTCGTGAAGCTAAAATGATACTTGCAGTGGTTGACAGAGACACACTTAGAATGGATGTTGCGGCAAGAGACATTGTCCGCGCTAATATATTGAAACAGCTATTGCCGGTCATTAATTACTATTAA
- a CDS encoding GNAT family N-acetyltransferase — MDINQIQINKFQESDTQTVVELIIHTLRTTNIQDEPAEDIESYVKDITPESIQYKAENLNFYVFKFNNELIATGAIGPYYGSKTESCFFSIFVSPDYQEHGIGTLIMDTLEDDYYYHRAERLEIPASITGVNFYRKRGYDYKNGIKEPDNEGLIFLEKFKKASTL; from the coding sequence ATGGACATAAACCAGATTCAAATCAATAAGTTTCAAGAATCAGATACACAAACAGTCGTAGAACTTATTATTCATACCCTCAGAACCACTAACATCCAAGATGAACCTGCAGAAGACATTGAGAGTTACGTTAAAGATATTACACCGGAGAGCATCCAATACAAAGCTGAAAACCTCAATTTCTATGTTTTCAAATTCAATAATGAACTGATTGCGACAGGTGCAATCGGCCCTTATTATGGAAGCAAAACTGAATCTTGTTTTTTCTCCATCTTCGTCTCACCAGATTATCAAGAACATGGTATCGGTACATTAATTATGGATACACTAGAAGATGATTACTATTACCATCGTGCTGAACGTTTAGAAATCCCCGCTTCTATCACTGGTGTTAATTTCTATCGTAAACGCGGCTATGACTATAAGAACGGTATTAAAGAACCTGATAATGAAGGTTTGATTTTTCTAGAAAAGTTTAAAAAAGCGAGCACTCTATAA
- the pdxT gene encoding pyridoxal 5'-phosphate synthase glutaminase subunit PdxT, which produces MKIGVLALQGAVREHLRHIELSGHEGVSVKRVEQLEEIDGLILPGGESTTLRRLMNLYGFKEALVNSDLPMFGTCAGLIVLAQDIVGEEGYLQKLDITVERNSFGRQVDSFEAELDIKGIANDIEAVFIRAPHIEKVNSDNVEILSTVDDKIVAVKEGNYLGVSFHPELTDDYRVTQYFIDHIVAEHKHAAV; this is translated from the coding sequence ATGAAAATCGGCGTACTCGCTTTGCAAGGCGCAGTGAGAGAACACTTGCGCCATATTGAATTGAGCGGACACGAAGGTGTCAGTGTAAAACGTGTTGAACAATTAGAAGAAATTGACGGCCTTATTCTGCCTGGCGGTGAATCAACGACATTACGCCGCTTGATGAACCTATACGGCTTTAAAGAAGCATTGGTTAATTCAGATTTACCAATGTTCGGTACTTGTGCAGGTTTGATTGTATTAGCCCAAGACATCGTAGGTGAAGAGGGTTATTTACAAAAACTAGACATTACTGTTGAACGTAATTCATTTGGCCGCCAAGTTGACAGCTTTGAAGCAGAATTAGATATTAAAGGCATTGCAAATGATATTGAAGCAGTCTTTATCAGAGCGCCACATATCGAAAAAGTAAATAGCGATAATGTGGAAATCTTAAGTACTGTAGATGATAAAATTGTAGCGGTGAAAGAAGGCAATTATTTAGGCGTTTCTTTCCATCCTGAATTAACAGATGATTACCGTGTGACACAATACTTCATTGATCATATCGTTGCAGAACATAAACATGCTGCAGTTTAA
- a CDS encoding NupC/NupG family nucleoside CNT transporter: MHIIIALIGIIFFLALAFVFSSDKKNVKWKYVGILLVIQFIFAFLLLKTNVGITVIGGIANGFSYLLAKAADGVNFVFGGFKYVDPKNPPFFFSVLLPIVFISAIIGILQYTKILPWIINVLGFLISKINGMGRLESYNAVAAAILGQSEVFISLKKQLPYIPKQRLYTLTASAMSTVSASIVGAYFTLLEPKYVVTAIVLNLFGGFIIASIINPYTVDEKDDKLLVEETENKQSFFEMLGEYILDGFKVAVIVGAMLIGYIAIIALLNGIVSGIFTMVSGGHIKWDFQTLIGFVFAPFAFLTGVPWHEAVKSGSLMATKLLSNEFVAMQGLGKMHGLSDRAVGITSVFLVSFANFSSIGIISGAIKSLNNEKGDVVARFGLKLLFGATLVSFISAAITGFFM; encoded by the coding sequence ATGCATATCATTATTGCCTTAATAGGCATCATCTTCTTTTTAGCACTTGCATTTGTTTTTAGCTCAGATAAGAAAAATGTCAAATGGAAATATGTCGGCATTTTACTTGTAATCCAATTCATCTTCGCGTTCTTACTTTTAAAAACAAACGTGGGAATTACAGTTATTGGCGGGATTGCAAATGGTTTCTCTTATTTGCTAGCAAAAGCAGCTGATGGAGTGAATTTCGTATTCGGAGGATTTAAATATGTTGATCCTAAGAATCCACCATTCTTCTTCAGTGTATTATTACCGATTGTATTCATCTCAGCAATTATCGGGATTTTACAATATACAAAAATCTTACCGTGGATTATCAATGTTTTAGGATTTTTAATTTCAAAAATTAACGGTATGGGACGATTAGAATCATATAACGCAGTTGCTGCGGCTATTTTAGGACAATCTGAAGTGTTTATCTCATTAAAAAAACAACTTCCTTACATACCTAAGCAACGTTTATATACACTAACAGCTTCAGCAATGTCTACAGTATCCGCTTCTATTGTCGGTGCTTACTTCACATTGCTTGAACCTAAGTACGTCGTAACAGCTATCGTATTAAACTTATTTGGCGGTTTCATTATCGCTTCGATTATCAATCCATATACAGTGGATGAAAAAGACGATAAATTATTAGTGGAAGAAACTGAAAACAAACAATCTTTCTTTGAAATGTTGGGAGAATATATCTTAGATGGATTTAAAGTTGCAGTAATTGTAGGCGCAATGTTAATCGGTTATATCGCAATCATCGCCTTATTAAACGGCATTGTCAGCGGAATCTTCACGATGGTTTCTGGCGGACACATCAAATGGGACTTCCAAACATTAATTGGTTTTGTATTCGCACCATTTGCATTCTTAACAGGTGTACCATGGCATGAAGCAGTAAAATCCGGTTCATTAATGGCAACTAAATTATTGTCAAATGAATTCGTAGCTATGCAAGGTCTAGGAAAAATGCACGGCTTATCAGATCGTGCTGTTGGTATTACTTCAGTATTCTTAGTATCATTTGCAAACTTCAGTTCAATCGGTATTATCTCAGGTGCAATCAAATCATTAAACAATGAAAAAGGTGACGTTGTTGCACGTTTCGGACTTAAATTATTATTCGGTGCAACATTAGTATCATTCATTTCTGCTGCAATTACAGGTTTCTTCATGTAA
- a CDS encoding protein arginine kinase: protein MNEHSMYMSEWMEHGEETPVVMSSRIRLARNLDNHVHPLMFTSDIEGQKVINEVQDALPDMQTLQLSNMEQRDKLKLVAKHLISSELIKQPASAVLLNEDESLSIMVNEEDHIRIQAMSTDMNLASLFEKASEVDDELDRKLSISFDETLGYLTTCPTNIGTGMRASVMLHLPGLSITKRMNRIAQTINRFGFTIRGIYGEGSQVYGHVFQVSNQLTLGRTEEQIIEILIEIVQQIITEELNVRKQLDQHSSVEMEDRIYRSLGLLRYSRLMSVEEAAMRLSEVKLGVDLGYIELSDFNFNEMMVAIQSPFLINETDEISINEQRANVIREHIN, encoded by the coding sequence ATGAATGAACATTCAATGTATATGAGTGAATGGATGGAACATGGTGAAGAGACACCAGTAGTCATGTCTTCACGTATTCGACTCGCAAGAAACTTGGATAATCATGTGCACCCCTTAATGTTTACTTCTGATATTGAAGGACAAAAAGTCATTAATGAAGTACAAGATGCATTACCAGATATGCAGACTTTACAATTGAGTAATATGGAACAAAGAGACAAACTCAAATTAGTCGCAAAGCATTTAATCAGTTCTGAGTTGATTAAACAACCTGCTTCAGCAGTATTGTTGAATGAAGATGAATCATTAAGCATAATGGTAAATGAAGAAGATCATATTAGAATTCAAGCTATGAGTACAGATATGAATCTTGCATCTTTATTTGAAAAAGCTTCAGAAGTAGATGATGAATTAGATCGGAAACTCAGCATCAGCTTTGATGAAACACTCGGTTATCTTACAACGTGTCCAACGAATATTGGGACAGGAATGCGTGCAAGCGTCATGCTGCATCTGCCAGGACTGTCTATTACGAAACGTATGAATCGAATCGCACAAACCATTAACCGATTCGGATTTACAATTAGAGGTATATATGGTGAAGGCTCGCAAGTTTATGGCCATGTATTCCAAGTTTCGAACCAATTGACGTTGGGAAGAACAGAAGAACAAATTATAGAAATATTGATAGAGATTGTACAACAAATTATTACCGAAGAATTGAATGTCAGAAAACAATTGGATCAGCATAGTTCGGTTGAAATGGAAGACCGTATCTACCGTTCTTTAGGATTATTACGCTATAGTCGCTTAATGTCAGTTGAAGAAGCGGCAATGCGATTAAGTGAAGTGAAATTAGGAGTAGATTTAGGGTATATTGAACTATCAGATTTCAATTTTAATGAAATGATGGTAGCGATACAATCTCCATTTTTAATAAATGAAACAGATGAAATATCGATAAATGAACAAAGAGCGAACGTAATTAGAGAACATATAAATTAG